GCATGGCAATTGACGACCCAGGCTTGGCACGACATCGAGGCAAAGGTCTTCGTCGATTGCAGCGGCGACAGCATCCTCGCACCCATCAGCGGGGCGCTGGTCAGGACCGGACGTGAGTCGTGCGACGAGTTCGACGAAGACATCCAGCCGGCCAAGCCCGACGCCAAGACGATGGGCAACACGCTGCTCATCCAAGTCCGAAAGACCGACGAAGCCCAGCCGTTCACAGCCCCTGACTGGGCATACCAGTTCGAGTCGCCCGACCAGTTCGAACACCGCATCCGTGACGGCTTGCGGACGCACAACTTCTGGTGGATCGAACTCGGCGGACTCCAGGACACGATCGCCGACGCCGAGGTGATTCGCGACGACCTCATGCGCACGGTCTACGGCGTTTGGGACTACCTCAAGAACGTCGCGCCCGAACGTGAGAAGAGTCGCAACTGGGCGCTCGCCTTCGTCGGCTCGCTGCCGGGCAAACGCGAGAATCGTCGCTACGTCGGCGATCACGTCCTCACGCAGAACGACCTCCGCGACGGCGGACGATTCGCCGACACCGTCGCCTACGGCGGCTGGAGCATGGACGACCATCATCCGGCCGGCATGCTCTATCCGGATGAGCCGACGATCTTCCACGACGCGCCCTCGCCGTACGGCATTCCGTACCGGTGTCTCTATTCGAAGAACGTGCCGAACCTGATGTTCGCCGGGCGCAACATCAGCGTGACGCACGCGGCACTTTCCTCCACCCGCGTCATGGCCACGTGCGCCATCCTCGGCCAGGCCGCCGGCACCGCGGCGGGAATGTGTGCACGAGACAACCGGCTCCCGCGCGACCTGCGCAGCGGCCTGCCTCTGCAACGGCTACAGCAGCGGCTACAACACGACGATTGCTGGCTGCCGGGTGTCGATCGGCTCCTGCCCGAGTCCGCCACCGTCGCACAGATCAGCGGCGGCGGCGACGGCGCGGATTGCCTTGTCGACGGACATGATCGCGACTCCGCCGACGCGTCCCACGCCTGGGTCGCCTCCCCCGGCGATCAGGTCACCTTCACCTGGGACCAGCCCCAAAAGCTCGGCGGCGTCCGGCTGGTCTTCGACAGCAACCTGAACAACGACAAGCGCATGCCGTGCGCCTTTCCGCAGAAGGGCGATCGCTGCCTCGTCCCAGGCGAGCTGGTCCGCGGCTTCACCCTTGAAACGCGCGACGACGCCGACGACTGGCAGCGTGCTGCTGCGGTGTCGGACAACCACCAGCGTCTCGTCCGAGTGCCGCTCGATTCGGACACGCCTGTCACCGCACTGCGACTCACCATTGACGCCACCTGGGGCCGCGCGACCGCGCGCGTCTTCGCCGTCGAACCGACCAACGAAACGCTTGCACCGGTGCGCCCGCCCATCGAGCCAACGACCTGGGCCCAGCGGCTGGCCCAGGTGTCGCCGGAGGATCTCGCACCGCCTGCCAACGTCGAAAACGCCATCCGCAGCCACGGCCAGGTCGCGTGACCGGCTCGCCACACCCAAACAGCATGCCATGACGAACACGCCTCTGTTCAAGGTTCTAGCGGTCGTCGCCCTCGCCTTGTGTTGCAGCGTTTCGGCAGCCGAGGACACGCGGCCGAACATCGTCGTCATCATGGCCGACGACATGGGCTATGCCGACCTCGGCGCGCACGGCTGCACTGACATCTTCACGCCTGGTCTCGATCGTCTCGCCCAAGAGGGCGTGGTCTGCACGTCGGGCTACGTGACGCATCCGTTCTGCGGACCGTCGCGTGCCGGGTTCATCACGGGTCGCTATCAGGCGCGTTTCGGCCACGAGGTCAACCCTGCCTTCGATCCGGCCAACCCCAACCTCGGGCTCAGCGTCGACCAGACGACCTTCGTCAAAAGACTCCAAGACGCCGGCTACCACACCGGCGGCGTCGGCAAATGGCACCTCGGCGCGGCGGCTCCGTTCCACCCGCTCAACCGAGGTTTCGACTACTTCTACGGATTTCTCGGCGGCGGGCACGACTACTTCGAGATCAACCTGACGCTTCCCGTCTACGAGAGCTACAAGGCCGGGCTCATCCGCAACGAAAAGCCCGCGACTTTTGACGGCTACCTCACCGATGCGCTGAGCCACGATGCGGTCGCTTTCGTCGAACGCTCCGCTGGCAAGGACGAGCCGTTCTTCCTCTTCGTCGCGTACAACGCACCGCACCAGCCGCTTCAAGCGCCCGAAGAGGACATCGAGCGACACAGCCACATCGAGGATCCGCGTCGACGAACCTACGCCGCGATGGTGCACGCGATGGATCGTGGGATCGGGCAAATCCTCGACGCCCTCGAAGCGCAAGGCGTTCGCGACGACACAATGGTCGTCTTCCTCAGCGACAACGGCGGCCCCGAACCACGACCCGATCGTGCGGGCGGCAAGGGCAACGGATCGGACAACAAACCGCTGCGGGCCGGGAAAGGGTCCATGTATGAAGGCGGTAGCCGCGTGCCATTCCTGGTCTCCTGGCCGGCGCGACTGCCAGCTGGCGTGCACTATGACCGGCCGGTGATCGCGATCGACATCGCGCGCACGGCGGTCGAACTCGCTGGTGCCGACGCGGGCGACGAGTTGGAAGGCCGCAACATCGTGCCGTTTCTCACCCGCGAGCGCGAAGGCGACCCGCATGACGTCCTGTTCTGGCGTGGGCACAACGGCTCGCGGTTCGCGCTGCGATCCGGCGACCTCAAGCTCGTCAAGCCCAGCTGGGAGTCGGACAAGGTCGCACTCTTTGACCTCTCGGCCGACCTCGGCGAAAAGACCGACCTTGCCTCCAGCCGTCCCGACGAGTTGCAACGGCTTCTCGATCTCTGGCACGCGTGGAACGCCGACAATCAGCGGAACGACATGCTCGGAACGCTCCCGTA
The sequence above is drawn from the Planctomycetota bacterium genome and encodes:
- a CDS encoding FAD-dependent oxidoreductase; translated protein: MQHETRERRETGLSTIKHEFDVCVVGGGMAGLCAAIASSRNGAKTVLIHDRPVLGGNASSEVRMWICGARGKNNKETGILEEIQLDNFRHNPALDYCLWDAALWAKASFEPNLTTLLNCSVNAGTMDGDKLRSVRAWQLTTQAWHDIEAKVFVDCSGDSILAPISGALVRTGRESCDEFDEDIQPAKPDAKTMGNTLLIQVRKTDEAQPFTAPDWAYQFESPDQFEHRIRDGLRTHNFWWIELGGLQDTIADAEVIRDDLMRTVYGVWDYLKNVAPEREKSRNWALAFVGSLPGKRENRRYVGDHVLTQNDLRDGGRFADTVAYGGWSMDDHHPAGMLYPDEPTIFHDAPSPYGIPYRCLYSKNVPNLMFAGRNISVTHAALSSTRVMATCAILGQAAGTAAGMCARDNRLPRDLRSGLPLQRLQQRLQHDDCWLPGVDRLLPESATVAQISGGGDGADCLVDGHDRDSADASHAWVASPGDQVTFTWDQPQKLGGVRLVFDSNLNNDKRMPCAFPQKGDRCLVPGELVRGFTLETRDDADDWQRAAAVSDNHQRLVRVPLDSDTPVTALRLTIDATWGRATARVFAVEPTNETLAPVRPPIEPTTWAQRLAQVSPEDLAPPANVENAIRSHGQVA
- a CDS encoding sulfatase-like hydrolase/transferase codes for the protein MTNTPLFKVLAVVALALCCSVSAAEDTRPNIVVIMADDMGYADLGAHGCTDIFTPGLDRLAQEGVVCTSGYVTHPFCGPSRAGFITGRYQARFGHEVNPAFDPANPNLGLSVDQTTFVKRLQDAGYHTGGVGKWHLGAAAPFHPLNRGFDYFYGFLGGGHDYFEINLTLPVYESYKAGLIRNEKPATFDGYLTDALSHDAVAFVERSAGKDEPFFLFVAYNAPHQPLQAPEEDIERHSHIEDPRRRTYAAMVHAMDRGIGQILDALEAQGVRDDTMVVFLSDNGGPEPRPDRAGGKGNGSDNKPLRAGKGSMYEGGSRVPFLVSWPARLPAGVHYDRPVIAIDIARTAVELAGADAGDELEGRNIVPFLTREREGDPHDVLFWRGHNGSRFALRSGDLKLVKPSWESDKVALFDLSADLGEKTDLASSRPDELQRLLDLWHAWNADNQRNDMLGTLPYHKRLGELYDSELMAE